From the genome of Sinanaerobacter sp. ZZT-01:
GTAATTTTTCAGCAGTCTCCGCTTCTTTGCCTCAATCCGAATCCAAAAAGTTGAGTGGCTTCTACCAAAGGAGAACGATGGGGTCTCATTCCTCACAAAACCACCCTGATCCCATTTGGCAGAAGCGTCATAAACAGTCAACCGTCCGACGGTATCTTCATAATAGGAGATCATCATCTGATCTGGAAGCGCACGTTCCTCTTTCGGCGGAATATTCAGTGTGTAAATTATTCCAAAACTTACAAGCAATGTCAACAGCCCTACCCCAGTGAATATGAGCGATTTTTCTGTTTTTTTTGAATTGTTCATATAACCTATTCTTTCCTTCAATAAACCACCGATACCGTAAAGAGAACATAATCAGAAGCGTACTTTGCCGCTTCATTCTTTTACTTTAATTATATAACGGATTTAATATATTTTCCAATACATGCTTTACAAGTAGACTATATTTTGCTTCATGACGTATCTCGTAAGCCTGCCTCTGCAACCATTGGTTTTTTTATTTACCTCATCATTGCAAAGAAATAAAAATGGTGATATTATATAGTTTACTCACTCATACATCAACCATATCATATAAATAATAGCGAGGTACACGTATGTCTGATCATTATATTAAAGTATCCGGTGCAAGAGCGCGAAATCTAAAAAATATAAATCTCTCGATACCAAAAAAAGAAATTACGGTTTTTACAGGTGTTTCCGGTTCCGGTAAATCATCTTTGGTTTTCGATACAATAGCGGCAGAATCACAAAGGCAATTAAATGAAACCTACACCAGTTTTATCCGCCACCGTATGCCTCATTACGGAAAGCCCGATGTGGATAGTATCGAAAATTTGTCCGTAGCCTTTATTATCAATCAAAAAAGATTAGGTGGTAATGCCCGATCAACGGTTGGAACAATCACAGATATTTATTCTGTATTACGTTTATTGTTCTCTCGAATTGGAGAACCATTTGTAGGTTATTCCAATGTTTTTTCATTCAACAATCCGTCGGGAATGTGCGAACATTGCGAGGGTTTGGGAAGAATTGAAACCATTGATATTGAAAGACTGTTAGATAAAAATAAATCCTTAAATGAGGGAGCTATCCGTTTTCCAACTTTTGAACCCGGTGGCTGGCGATTAACACGATATATTTATTCAGGCTTTTTTGATAACAATAAAAAATTGAAAGACTATTCTTCGGAGGAATTGGAGCTGTTACTTTACGCCGATGGAATTAAAGTTAAAAATCCCACCCCCGAGTGGCATAAAACCTCCTTATATGAGGGCTTGATTCCACGCATTGAGCGGAGTTTTCTAAAAAAAGAAGATGGCGAAAAGGTCAGATATGGAAAAAAAATTGAACGGTTTGTTGCAAAACAGGATTGTCCCCACTGTCATGGAACACGCTTGAATAATAAAGTATTATCTTGCAAAGTGAACGAAAAAAATATTGCGGAATGTGCAAATATGCAAATTAGTGAGCTTTTGAATTTTGTTCAATCTGTTGATGCTCCTATAGCTGCACCAATTATTTCGGAACTTGTGAATCGGATTCATCACATGGTGTCCATAGGACTGGGTTATTTAAGTTTAAGCAGAGAAACCTCTACACTTTCAGGTGGAGAGTCGCAAAGAATTAAAATGGTTAGCCAGCTTGGCAGCAGTTTGACCGACCTCACTTACATTTTTGATGAACCGAGTATCGGGCTTCACCCTCATGACATAAGTAAAATCAACGAGCTTATGAGGCTGTTACGTGACAAAGGAAATACCGTTTTGATTGTAGAGCATGATCCGGACATGATAAAAATTGCAGACCATGTTATTGATATGGGACCGGGCGCAGGAACCCACGGTGGGGAAATTGTATATCAAGGAACTTTAGATGGACTGAAGACAGCAGGTACGCTTACAGGAAAGCATTTATCCTATTGTCCCGAACTAAAACCAAATACGCGTGCTCCGAAAGGTTGGCTTTCCATTCAAAATGCAACTATGCATAATTTAAAGAATCTTTCGGTCGATATACCAAAAGGAGTAATGACTGTTGTAACCGGAGTTGCCGGTTCAGGAAAAAGTTCGCTTATTAATGGGGTATTGCCACAGTTATATCCAGAAACTATTTTTATTGACCAGAAAGGAATTCAAGCATCAAAACGTTCCAACCTCGCGACATTTACCGGTATCTTTGACCGTATCCGGAAATTATTTGCAAAAAAGAATGGCGTAAGCGCCTCTCTATTCAATTTTAATTCACAAGGTGCTTGTCCCTCCTGTAAAGGTCTGGGCGTTACTTATACAGATCTGGCATTTATGGATACAATCGTTACCGTGTGTGAAGAATGTCATGGAAACCGCTATACGGATGAAGTGCTTGCTTATGACCTAAGAGGAAAGAACATTGCTGATATTCTTAAAATGACAGTTATGGAAGCCTTAGAATTTTTTCAGGAAAAAGAAGTCGTAGCCGTTCTGAAACGACTTTCGGACGTTGGCATCACTTATGTTTCTTTGGGACAACCCCTAAGCACGCTTTCAGGGGGTGAATTACAGCGGATTAAACTCGCTTCCGAGCTTGAAAACGGTGGTCAGATTTATGTATTGGATGAACCATCTACAGGTCTGCATATGGCTGATATCAAACAGTTGATTCATATAATGAATCACCTTGTAGACCAAAATTCCACTCTCATTGTTATAGAACACAATTTAGATATTATCTGTCAAGCAGATTGGATTATTGACATAGGTCCCTATGCAGGACAAAATGGTGGTGAAATTATGTTTACAGGATTACCAAAAGATTTAATCAACTGTCCGGATTCTTTTACTGGAAAGCACCTAAAACAGTATCTTAATGAAAAACAGGAGGTTAACTGAATGGCTGTCAAAGAATTAGAGGAAAGTTATGTTCCCTTTCAATGCATGATTGTATCCGATTCAAATCGCTTCAATGTTGAGGGCGTTTCAACGGCACAATACTATATACTTGATACACTCTATAAGCAGGGGGCAAAAACCACCAAAGAACTTGCTGAAATGAGAGGTATCTCACAATCTGGTATTTCAAAATTAACAAAGCGTCTGCTGGATAAAAAATATATAATTCAGGAAAGGCAGACGAATGACCGCCGCTTTTACAATATTATTCTTACTAAAGAGGGAAAAGCTTTTTTAAATCGTGTAGAAGATTTTGGAAATGAAATCATGAACCTGATTGAAGAAGCATTAACAGAGGAAGAAGTGCACACTTTTTCAATGATGTGCAAAAGAATTACGAGCTTATACGCAAAAAAGTAACTTCACCGTTTGAATAATGCTTGGGTGCATAGTTTGAAAGCACGAAAAAGATAACAATGTAATAATTATAAAAAAAGGAAGCATTCGAAAGAATCTTCCTTCTCTTTACCTTACATGTTTTTTAATTGCACTTACCTTCCTCTTTCAAAGATTTAAGCCCTGTCTTTCAGATTGCCATGAATAAAACTGTAAATATTACAAATTTCATCTTCATTAGGGGCTTTACCATAAAATTGAGTGTATCGCTCAATTACTTCATTTTTGCTACACTCATTCCCAACAAAATTACCGATTCGGATAAGATCATTAAGATAATCAAAAAATTCTTCTTTACTTTCCGGGTGATGATGCGATGTAAGATAATAGGATGCATCATATTTTTTTATTTTATTTATCATCGGTAATAATTTATCTCTACTGTAACTCCATTCACCGCTATAAATATCTTCACAAATGCAGTCACCTAAAAATAATGTTTTTTCTTCAGGAATAAAAATAACAGTAGAGTCTTCTGAATGACAACCTCCAATATTATCAATTGTGCAGTGAATTGCCCCCAGATCAATCTCTAAATTTTCTTTAAATATTATATCTGCATTACCTGTTTTAAAACCATCGCGATCCGGCATTTCAAGTTTTATCATTTTACTGCAAAACTCGATTTCCTCTCCCTTTCCTACTCGCTCATCCAACATAAGATCATCCCATGACAATTTTTGCATTATATCCAGCTTTTCTTTTGTTTTATTATTGCAAACTGTAATTAAGTTCATGGTTTCTATCCCAAAGACATGATCCCAATGCCAGTGAGTCAGAACTAAATACTTTAGCGGTGGAATATCTAATTTGCTGACCTCCATCAAAAACTCATTCGCATGTGCCGGAGAATTGCCGGCATCTACAACTAAGCTATCTTTGTCGCCACAGATTAACCCCAATAAAGGTCTATCCGTCTTATCGTCATTTGGCATGTAATAAATTCTATCGGTAAACTTAGTAATCATATTTCTTGTACCATTCCTCTCTACGCCTGATGCTCCCTTGGACTCTGCTTATATTGTACATTAAAAAAGAAGTACGATAAACATTAAATTTTTATCCCTGCCCTTAATTTCATCTCTTTAATTCCAATCATTTCAAAAGTTCTTTGCAGTACTTCTTCTAGCATGTTTGCTTTCAAAAGCTCCTGCAAATCCACGAGTCTTACTACCATCTTATAAAACCAAAATTATGCTCCTTAAATTAGTAAAAGGAGTACTATAATAAGATAAGAGTATGCTGATAATAATAAAAATAAAATTTTTAAACTTTGCTGAAACTATTGGTTCAAACAAAACGAATATATAAGGGAGAGGACAAGTAAAGGAGGTGTGATTTTGAATGATGAGATACGGTTGATTCGTAAAATACAAAGAACTGGCGATAGGAATGCGGCCAATAAATTGATATGCAGGTATTATGACGAAATTTATAGATATGTTTATAAACAAACATCCGATAAGCACACTTCTATGGATTTAACACAGAATATTTTTATATCCATGCTTCAATCGATCTCTAACTATGATCGAAAACAAGCAGGCTTTCGCACCTGGCTATATCGAATAGCGACCAATAAAACCATTGATTACCTCCGCACCAGCACAAAGAAAAGAAAGATAGTCCTTAATGTTGAGGATATTGATATTCTTGACGAAACAGAATTTACACGGCAAATAGAACTAAAAGATTTATTATCACGAGTAC
Proteins encoded in this window:
- a CDS encoding excinuclease ABC subunit UvrA, whose amino-acid sequence is MSDHYIKVSGARARNLKNINLSIPKKEITVFTGVSGSGKSSLVFDTIAAESQRQLNETYTSFIRHRMPHYGKPDVDSIENLSVAFIINQKRLGGNARSTVGTITDIYSVLRLLFSRIGEPFVGYSNVFSFNNPSGMCEHCEGLGRIETIDIERLLDKNKSLNEGAIRFPTFEPGGWRLTRYIYSGFFDNNKKLKDYSSEELELLLYADGIKVKNPTPEWHKTSLYEGLIPRIERSFLKKEDGEKVRYGKKIERFVAKQDCPHCHGTRLNNKVLSCKVNEKNIAECANMQISELLNFVQSVDAPIAAPIISELVNRIHHMVSIGLGYLSLSRETSTLSGGESQRIKMVSQLGSSLTDLTYIFDEPSIGLHPHDISKINELMRLLRDKGNTVLIVEHDPDMIKIADHVIDMGPGAGTHGGEIVYQGTLDGLKTAGTLTGKHLSYCPELKPNTRAPKGWLSIQNATMHNLKNLSVDIPKGVMTVVTGVAGSGKSSLINGVLPQLYPETIFIDQKGIQASKRSNLATFTGIFDRIRKLFAKKNGVSASLFNFNSQGACPSCKGLGVTYTDLAFMDTIVTVCEECHGNRYTDEVLAYDLRGKNIADILKMTVMEALEFFQEKEVVAVLKRLSDVGITYVSLGQPLSTLSGGELQRIKLASELENGGQIYVLDEPSTGLHMADIKQLIHIMNHLVDQNSTLIVIEHNLDIICQADWIIDIGPYAGQNGGEIMFTGLPKDLINCPDSFTGKHLKQYLNEKQEVN
- a CDS encoding MarR family transcriptional regulator, whose amino-acid sequence is MAVKELEESYVPFQCMIVSDSNRFNVEGVSTAQYYILDTLYKQGAKTTKELAEMRGISQSGISKLTKRLLDKKYIIQERQTNDRRFYNIILTKEGKAFLNRVEDFGNEIMNLIEEALTEEEVHTFSMMCKRITSLYAKK
- a CDS encoding MBL fold metallo-hydrolase; this encodes MITKFTDRIYYMPNDDKTDRPLLGLICGDKDSLVVDAGNSPAHANEFLMEVSKLDIPPLKYLVLTHWHWDHVFGIETMNLITVCNNKTKEKLDIMQKLSWDDLMLDERVGKGEEIEFCSKMIKLEMPDRDGFKTGNADIIFKENLEIDLGAIHCTIDNIGGCHSEDSTVIFIPEEKTLFLGDCICEDIYSGEWSYSRDKLLPMINKIKKYDASYYLTSHHHPESKEEFFDYLNDLIRIGNFVGNECSKNEVIERYTQFYGKAPNEDEICNIYSFIHGNLKDRA
- a CDS encoding RNA polymerase sigma factor: MNDEIRLIRKIQRTGDRNAANKLICRYYDEIYRYVYKQTSDKHTSMDLTQNIFISMLQSISNYDRKQAGFRTWLYRIATNKTIDYLRTSTKKRKIVLNVEDIDILDETEFTRQIELKDLLSRVQHYINSLEIELQQIFRLKFFGEYTFTQIATLLSVPESTAKTKYYRLLKTLREEFKDEYD